The following coding sequences lie in one Scatophagus argus isolate fScaArg1 chromosome 9, fScaArg1.pri, whole genome shotgun sequence genomic window:
- the rab42b gene encoding ras-related protein Rab-42b, with translation MDLTLWQYQFRIIMLGDSTVGKSSLLKRYTEDLFMESINETVGVDFYVHFLEVEPGVRVKLQFWDTAGQERFRSVTRSYYRNSVGGLLVFDMTNRASFDHIKEWHAEVCERVQPHKVLFVLVGQKSDRDAQGERVVSRGEAENLAGQLGVPYLEVSAKTGQNVKNAFELLTRRVYQGLLSGEVELQEGWDGVKCAAPQALQLQRASLAKPRMAPKSKKCCS, from the exons ATGGACTTGACTTTGTGGCAGTACCAGTTCAGAATCATCATGCTGGGGGACTCTACAGTGGGCAAGTCCTCCTTGCTGAAGCGCTACACTGAAGACTTGTTCATGGAGTCCATCAACGAGACGGTGGGTGTAGACTTCTATGTTCACTTCCTGGAGGTAGAGCCAGGGGTCCGTGTCAAGCTGCAGTTCTGGGATACGGCTGGACAGGAAAGGTTCAG GTCAGTGACTCGTTCTTATTACCGCAACTCAGTCGGAGGCCTGCTGGTGTTTGACATGACCAACCGAGCTTCCTTCGACCATATCAAGGAGTGGCATGCAGAGGTGTGTGAACGAGTACAACCGCATAAGGTTCTCTTTGTGCTGGTGGGCCAAAAGAGTGATCGAGATGCTCAGGGGGAGAGGGTGGTGAGTCGGGGAGAGGCTGAGAATCTGGCCGGACAGCTCGGGGTGCCCTATTTGGAGGTCTCTGCCAAGACGGGCCAGAACGTTAAGAACGCCTTTGAGCTGCTCACTCGGCGGGTGTACCAGGGTCTGCTGAGTGGAGAGGTAGAGCTGCAAGAGGGCTGGGATGGAGTCAAGTGTGCTGCACCACAGGCACTGCAGTTACAGAGAGCCAGCCTGGCAAAGCCCAGAATGGCCCCCAAGTCCAAGAAGTGCTGTAGTTAA
- the LOC124064351 gene encoding CTP synthase 1-like, with translation MKYILVTGGVISGIGKGIIASSVGTLLKSCGLHVTAIKIDPYINIDAGTFSPYEHGEVFVLDDGGEVDLDLGNYERFLDIRLTRDNNLTTGKIYQSVISKERRGDYLGKTVQVVPHITDAIQEWVMKQARVSVDGDGVEPQVCVIELGGTVGDIESMPFIEAFRQFQFKVKRENFCNIHVSLIPQPNTTGEQKTKPTQSSVRELRGLGLSPDLIMCRCSTPLDTSVKEKISMFCHVEPTQVICVQDVSTVYRVPLLLEDQGVVSYFCQRLNLPVQMRPRKMLTKWKEMADRSDRLLEHVSIALVGKYTKLADAYTSVIKALEHSALAINHKLQVKYIDSADLEPATLQDEPVKYHEAWQKLCSSHGVLVPGGFGVRGTEGKMLAINWARKQNKPFLGVCLGMQLAVCEFARSVLGWEDANSTEFNPDSKYPVVIEMPEHNPGQMGGTMRLGKRRTIFRSNPSVLRKLYGDVEYIDERHRHRFEVNPALKHHFEKHGLQFVGQDLEGERMEVIELDDHCYFVGVQYHPEFTSRPIKPSPPYFGLLLAAAGKLQSYLAKGCQLSPRDTYSGGSSGSSSPEVDICELKFPSLS, from the exons ATGAAGTACATCCTGGTTACTGGAGGTGTCATATCTGGCATTGGTAAGGGCATCATTGCCAGCAGCGTGGGAACACTCCTCAAATCCTGTGGTCTTCACGTCACAGCCATAAAAATCGATCCATATATCAATATTGATGCTGGTACCTTTTCGCCTTATGAGCACG GTGAAGTGTTTGTTCTTGATGACGGCGGAGAGGTGGATTTAGACTTGGGGAACTATGAGCGTTTCCTGGACATCCGTCTTACCCGGGACAACAACCTCACCACTGGAAAAATCTACCAGTCAGTCATCAgcaaggagaggaggggagactACCTGGGCAAGACTGTACAGG TTGTGCCCCACATCACAGATGCCATCCAGGAGTGGGTGATGAAGCAGGCCAGGGTTTCAGTAGACGGTGATGGCGTGGAGCCTCAAGTTTGCGTCATAGAG CTGGGAGGTACGGTGGGAGACATTGAGAGCATGCCCTTCATCGAGGCCTTCAGGCAGTTCCAGTTCAAGGTGAAGCGGGAAAACTTCTGCAACATCCACGTCAGCCTGATACCACAG CCCAATACTACAGGAGAGCAGAAAACCAAACCGACCCAGAGCAGTGTCCGAGAGCTCAGAGGGCTGGGCCTGTCTCCAGATTTG atcATGTGCCGCTGTTCAACACCTCTGGACACGTCTGTCAAGGAGAAGATCTCCATGTTTTGCCATGTGGAGCCAACACAG GTGATCTGTGTCCAAGATGTGTCCACAGTCTACAGAGTGCCCCTGCTGCTGGAGGATCAGGGTGTTGTGAGCTACTTCTGTCAGCGGCTGAACCTGCCTGTCCAGATGAGGCCCAGGAAGATGCTCACAAAGTGGAAGGAGATGGCTGACAG ATCGGACCGTCTCTTGGAACATGTTTCCATTGCCCTGGTGGGGAAATACACAAAGTTAGCAGACGCCTACACTTCTGTTATAAAGGCCTTAGAGCACTCAGCCCTCGCCATTAATCACAAACTACAGGTCAAG TACATAGACTCTGCAGACCTGGAGCCTGCCACTCTGCAAGATGAGCCAGTGAAATATCATGAGGCCTGGCAAAAACTATGCAGTTCTCA TGGTGTACTGGTACCAGGAGGTTTTGGtgtgagagggacagagggCAAGATGCTGGCTATTAACTGGGCTAGGAAACAGAATAAGCCATTCCTGG GGGTGTGTTTGGGCATGCAGCTGGCAGTGTGCGAGTTCGCCCGCAGCGTTCTCGGATGGGAAG ACGCCAACTCCACAGAATTTAATCCAGATTCCAAATACCCAGTG GTGATTGAGATGCCAGAGCACAATCCAGGGCAGATGGGTGGGACTATGAGGTTGGGGAAGAGGCGGACCATTTTCAGGTCCAACCCCAGTGTACTGA GAAAACTGTACGGAGATGTGGAATATATTGACGAGAGGCACAGACACAGATTTGag GTGAACCCTGCACTGAAGCACCACTTTGAAAAACATGGTCTTCAGTTTGTTGGCCAGGATTTGGAAGGAGAGAGAATGGAGGTCATTGAATTGGACG ATCATTGTTATTTTGTTGGAGTGCAGTACCATCCAGAGTTCACCTCAAGGCCCATCAAACCTTCTCCTCCATACTTTGGCCTCCTGCTGGCCGCCGCAGGAAAACTCCAGAGCTACCTGGCTAAAGGCTGTCAGCTTTCTCCACG GGACACCTACAGCGgcggcagcagcggcagcagctcTCCCGAAGTCGACATCTGCGAGCTGAAGTTTCCCTCTTTATCTTGA